The proteins below come from a single Acidimicrobiia bacterium genomic window:
- a CDS encoding acyl-CoA dehydrogenase family protein yields the protein MRELTSDQTAFRDEVERFVASEIAPHVREWELADRYPVELFKRLGDLGWLGIGIPEEAGGSGGGAVERCILFEELSVASAGVALGIYVHAVLAGGALALVASDELRNSALPGVLTGSTIGAWAYAEPDSGADVTRVRLAAKTTGDTFTLNGSKLYITNGTIADLILVVARTSGEPGSLAGISVFAVDGDTPGLTRTEMDKLGMDPSKLGELHFDDVKVPSSRLVGRVDEGFRQCLPVLSQGRIFGATLALGIGRAALDAAVSHTRTREQFGGPMSELQAVRFTLADMAARLVASRNLVYDAAGMLDAGSPYDTEASIAKLVASETTTWLAERAMHLHGAQGYMMESPVQRYYRDCKIIEYGEGANEVQREMIFTALTKGWRP from the coding sequence GTGCGTGAACTGACCTCCGACCAGACGGCGTTCCGGGATGAGGTCGAGCGGTTCGTCGCATCGGAGATCGCGCCGCATGTTCGGGAATGGGAACTCGCCGATCGCTACCCCGTCGAGTTGTTCAAGCGTCTTGGCGATCTCGGCTGGCTTGGTATCGGCATTCCGGAAGAGGCCGGGGGATCTGGGGGAGGTGCGGTCGAGCGGTGCATCCTGTTCGAGGAGCTGTCGGTCGCCTCTGCCGGGGTGGCTCTCGGCATCTATGTCCACGCCGTCCTCGCTGGCGGGGCCCTTGCACTCGTCGCATCAGACGAGCTGCGCAACTCGGCCCTTCCCGGAGTGTTGACGGGCAGCACCATCGGCGCGTGGGCGTACGCTGAACCCGATTCAGGGGCCGATGTCACACGCGTCCGGCTTGCCGCAAAGACGACCGGCGACACCTTCACCCTGAACGGCTCCAAGCTCTACATCACGAACGGCACGATCGCCGACCTGATCCTCGTTGTGGCGAGAACTTCTGGTGAGCCCGGATCGCTTGCCGGGATCTCGGTGTTTGCTGTCGACGGCGACACACCGGGTCTCACCCGCACCGAGATGGACAAACTCGGCATGGACCCTTCGAAGCTCGGCGAGCTCCACTTCGACGATGTGAAGGTGCCGTCGAGTCGGCTCGTCGGACGGGTGGACGAGGGATTCCGCCAGTGTCTTCCCGTGCTCTCCCAAGGTCGAATCTTTGGGGCGACACTCGCCCTCGGTATCGGACGAGCCGCCCTTGACGCGGCGGTCAGCCACACCCGGACGCGGGAGCAGTTTGGTGGTCCCATGTCCGAACTGCAGGCGGTGCGGTTCACCCTCGCCGACATGGCCGCCCGACTCGTCGCGTCCCGGAACCTCGTCTATGACGCGGCTGGGATGCTCGACGCGGGCAGCCCCTACGACACCGAAGCATCGATCGCCAAGCTGGTGGCCTCGGAGACCACGACCTGGCTCGCCGAACGAGCCATGCACCTCCACGGGGCGCAGGGATACATGATGGAGAGCCCCGTGCAGCGGTACTACCGGGATTGCAAGATCATCGAATACGGGGAGGGCGCCAACGAGGTGCAACGCGAGATGATCTTCACCGCGCTCACCAAGGGGTGGAGGCCCTGA
- a CDS encoding enoyl-CoA hydratase-related protein: protein MSIGVTRQDHVITVTIDHQQARNAITLAMTETLIGVWEDFADDPELRVAVLTGAGSKAFSAGADLTEVGSWYASMSPDERRQHAETQPGLGGITRNLDPGKPIIAAINGACLAGGLELALACDIRIAADHATFGLPEVKWGLIPGAGATQRLPAMVSSATAMEMLLTGDVIDAERALRSGLVSAVFPGRDLMSAAYDIATRIARNAPLAVRAVRRAARQGRHLPLDEGLRLEQQIAEPLRSTGDVKEGLEAFREKRTPEFKGR, encoded by the coding sequence ATGAGCATCGGCGTCACCAGGCAGGATCATGTCATCACCGTGACGATCGACCATCAGCAGGCGCGCAACGCCATCACCCTCGCCATGACCGAGACGCTCATCGGAGTGTGGGAGGACTTCGCCGACGACCCGGAGTTGCGAGTTGCCGTCCTCACGGGGGCCGGAAGCAAGGCGTTCTCCGCCGGTGCGGACCTGACAGAAGTGGGGTCTTGGTACGCGTCGATGTCCCCTGACGAGCGACGGCAGCACGCCGAGACCCAGCCCGGTCTCGGGGGGATCACGCGCAACCTCGACCCTGGGAAACCGATCATCGCAGCGATCAATGGCGCATGTCTCGCAGGAGGCCTTGAGCTGGCACTCGCGTGCGACATCCGGATCGCTGCCGACCATGCCACCTTCGGGCTTCCCGAAGTGAAATGGGGTCTCATCCCGGGTGCCGGAGCGACCCAGCGTCTTCCCGCCATGGTCTCGAGCGCCACGGCGATGGAGATGCTGCTCACCGGCGATGTCATCGATGCCGAACGAGCCCTGCGTTCGGGGCTCGTGAGTGCCGTCTTCCCCGGGCGGGATCTGATGAGTGCGGCGTACGACATCGCGACGAGAATCGCACGCAACGCGCCCCTCGCCGTTCGAGCCGTTCGCCGAGCGGCCAGACAGGGACGCCATCTTCCACTCGATGAAGGTCTCCGTCTCGAACAGCAGATCGCCGAACCCCTTCGCAGCACCGGAGATGTCAAAGAGGGCCTCGAGGCCTTTCGTGAGAAACGAACACCCGAGTTCAAAGGACGATGA
- a CDS encoding zinc ribbon domain-containing protein yields MIFESTIKLPFSYAAGGISSRFLVSLRDERAILGARCTGCSTVTAPALPFCPACGRATEEVVGIGPGGTLEAWTEQPTKGVFGLIHLDGADTPLVHRLIGQTDWDSVSRVIAVFAEHRDARITDIEGFIALGVDS; encoded by the coding sequence ATGATCTTCGAGAGCACGATCAAGCTCCCCTTCTCGTATGCCGCGGGCGGTATCAGCTCACGGTTCCTCGTCTCCCTGCGGGACGAGCGGGCCATTCTCGGTGCTCGATGCACGGGCTGTTCGACCGTCACCGCTCCGGCTCTTCCGTTCTGCCCCGCATGCGGCCGCGCCACCGAAGAGGTGGTCGGGATCGGCCCGGGTGGGACGCTCGAGGCTTGGACCGAACAGCCCACGAAGGGTGTGTTCGGTCTCATTCACCTCGACGGCGCCGATACACCCCTCGTCCACCGGTTGATCGGGCAGACCGACTGGGATTCAGTCAGTCGCGTCATTGCGGTCTTCGCTGAACACCGCGATGCAAGGATCACCGACATCGAGGGATTCATCGCACTAGGAGTCGATTCATGA
- a CDS encoding alcohol dehydrogenase catalytic domain-containing protein: MRAVVFHGANDLRIDTVPDPDLAPGEVMLEVRAAGICGTDRHIVAGELGVAAGTVPGHEIAGVVTAVGTGVDGVVVGDRVLSYGQVTCGACRACLEGNEHRCRRPEVLGMNRQGGFAELVAIPHQILIPIPDEVSDEVAAIVPDAIATPYHALVSIGKIRAGEIVVVVGAGGLGLQAIAIARMAGARRIVAVDPSPDARDAALAVGADDVVDPASGDGSKSIFERSGGPSLVVECVGRAESVELGAASLAPGGRLVIVGVGHDHPRLPSLIRFVAGENSVSGSFGSTLAEIRTVLDLIASERLDVTHAISRTITLDEVPGVFEHAPTPGRTVMVQHR; encoded by the coding sequence ATGCGCGCTGTCGTCTTCCACGGAGCCAACGATCTGAGGATCGATACCGTCCCTGATCCCGATCTCGCCCCGGGCGAGGTCATGCTCGAGGTACGAGCTGCCGGGATCTGCGGAACGGATCGCCACATCGTCGCAGGCGAACTCGGAGTGGCCGCAGGGACGGTACCCGGTCACGAGATTGCCGGTGTCGTGACCGCCGTTGGCACCGGTGTCGATGGAGTTGTCGTTGGTGACCGTGTCCTTTCCTACGGCCAGGTCACATGTGGTGCCTGCCGAGCGTGCCTCGAGGGAAACGAGCATCGCTGTCGTCGTCCGGAGGTTCTCGGCATGAACCGCCAGGGGGGTTTCGCCGAACTCGTCGCAATCCCACACCAGATCCTGATTCCGATTCCGGACGAGGTGTCGGACGAAGTCGCCGCGATCGTGCCTGACGCCATCGCAACGCCCTATCACGCTCTGGTGTCGATCGGCAAGATCAGGGCAGGTGAGATCGTCGTGGTCGTCGGCGCTGGGGGGCTCGGGCTCCAGGCGATCGCGATCGCCCGCATGGCGGGAGCCAGACGAATCGTTGCGGTCGATCCGTCACCCGATGCGAGAGATGCGGCGCTTGCCGTCGGAGCGGACGATGTGGTCGATCCGGCCTCCGGTGACGGTTCCAAGTCCATCTTTGAACGCTCAGGCGGCCCTTCTCTCGTCGTTGAGTGTGTTGGTCGGGCCGAGTCCGTGGAACTCGGTGCGGCTTCGTTGGCGCCAGGGGGAAGGTTGGTGATCGTCGGTGTGGGCCACGACCACCCTCGTCTCCCGTCGCTCATCCGCTTCGTGGCGGGGGAGAACTCCGTCAGCGGATCGTTCGGTTCGACGCTCGCTGAAATCAGGACGGTCCTCGATCTCATTGCGTCGGAACGGCTCGATGTCACACATGCGATATCTCGAACGATCACACTCGACGAGGTTCCCGGAGTTTTCGAACATGCCCCGACGCCGGGGCGCACCGTCATGGTCCAACACAGGTGA
- a CDS encoding enoyl-CoA hydratase/isomerase family protein: protein MHRTTTITCTNEGRVRRITLNRPEVLNALNGAMLTELREAVAEAAKDPATGVVLIDSAAETAFCSGIDVAYVKDLAGFGVREIGRELHRTFLAMRTEEIPIVCAIDGLCLGAGLELAVSCDFMIATDRSTFGLPNIHRGIPAIVEAAILPMAVGIQGAREMAYLGDFWDAAKAERRGLLYAAVPPGEFEDEVQSLVGRLATKPAAALGTQKEIIHKWMTTDLESAIDFSINTVVLNWLTRDQKEGMASFLEKREAEFEGGQR from the coding sequence ATGCACCGGACAACCACCATCACCTGTACGAACGAAGGTCGGGTGCGCCGGATCACGCTCAACCGGCCCGAAGTGCTCAACGCTCTCAACGGCGCCATGCTCACCGAACTCAGAGAGGCCGTTGCCGAGGCTGCGAAAGATCCCGCAACAGGTGTCGTGCTGATCGACTCGGCCGCCGAAACGGCCTTCTGCTCCGGGATCGATGTCGCCTATGTGAAGGACCTAGCCGGTTTCGGTGTTCGTGAGATCGGAAGGGAACTCCATCGGACCTTCCTTGCCATGCGAACCGAGGAGATTCCCATTGTCTGCGCAATCGACGGCCTGTGTCTCGGAGCCGGCCTCGAACTTGCCGTCTCGTGCGACTTCATGATTGCCACCGATCGGTCCACCTTCGGGCTTCCGAACATCCATCGTGGGATACCCGCCATCGTCGAGGCAGCCATTCTCCCGATGGCGGTCGGGATCCAAGGCGCTCGCGAGATGGCATATCTCGGTGATTTCTGGGACGCCGCGAAGGCAGAGCGCAGGGGTCTCCTGTATGCGGCCGTTCCACCGGGCGAGTTCGAAGATGAGGTTCAGTCGCTCGTCGGTCGGCTTGCAACGAAACCTGCCGCGGCCCTTGGGACCCAAAAGGAGATCATCCACAAATGGATGACCACCGATCTCGAGTCGGCCATCGACTTTTCGATCAACACGGTGGTCCTCAACTGGCTGACACGGGACCAGAAGGAAGGGATGGCGTCCTTCCTCGAGAAGCGAGAGGCCGAGTTCGAAGGAGGACAACGATGA
- a CDS encoding amidohydrolase family protein, translated as MTQRVGAIDAWMTICSPATADRWPDSFWHIFRKYGVEERFRKGFTLDEVIAEMDEAGVEIGVASAFKFLDTWVVTNDETATYVREAPDRFVGSFTVDIRDPMPAMREFRRCVEELDMRVFRLEPYQYGDGRTTAPPPTNRMYWPFYVACVEYDIPLAIQVGHTGPLLPSECGRPIYLDEVALTFPELKLIGTHNGDPWVEEMMILAWKHPNVYIESSARPARYWSDSLKRFAGGRGRDKMLWGTDYPLLPFSCVDDVYDAGFSDEATRKILRDNAAQVFGIGA; from the coding sequence GTGACGCAACGAGTGGGTGCGATCGATGCATGGATGACGATCTGTTCGCCGGCCACTGCCGACCGATGGCCGGACTCGTTCTGGCACATCTTCCGCAAGTACGGCGTCGAGGAGCGGTTCCGGAAGGGCTTCACGCTCGACGAGGTGATTGCCGAGATGGACGAGGCAGGTGTCGAGATCGGAGTCGCATCTGCATTCAAGTTTCTCGACACATGGGTCGTCACGAACGATGAAACGGCTACCTATGTGCGCGAAGCACCCGACCGGTTCGTCGGGTCCTTCACCGTCGACATCAGGGATCCCATGCCTGCGATGCGTGAGTTCCGCCGGTGTGTCGAAGAACTCGACATGCGCGTGTTTCGGCTCGAGCCATATCAATACGGTGACGGGCGCACGACGGCGCCCCCTCCAACGAACCGGATGTACTGGCCGTTCTATGTCGCATGTGTCGAATACGACATTCCTCTCGCAATCCAGGTCGGGCACACCGGTCCGCTGCTGCCGTCGGAATGCGGTCGACCCATCTACCTGGATGAGGTCGCGCTCACCTTCCCCGAGTTGAAGCTGATCGGGACCCACAACGGGGATCCATGGGTCGAAGAGATGATGATCCTCGCCTGGAAGCATCCGAATGTCTACATCGAGTCGTCGGCGCGCCCCGCTCGATACTGGTCCGATTCCCTGAAGCGGTTCGCCGGTGGGCGTGGCCGGGACAAGATGCTGTGGGGTACCGACTATCCCCTGCTGCCGTTCTCGTGTGTCGATGATGTGTATGACGCCGGTTTCTCAGATGAGGCAACACGCAAGATCCTCCGCGACAATGCCGCACAGGTCTTCGGGATAGGCGCGTAG
- a CDS encoding 3-keto-5-aminohexanoate cleavage protein: MNRVVVTCALTGAQQGKEANPNLPEQPDEIIAQGVEAWNAGAAILHIHARDRNGKATADVEVFRTIVEGIKAAGCDAVINLTTGGAVAGLPLEERVAVVPALAPEIASYSVGGGALLGRYDSRTDRWVNDRWVPLFSSHGELERVARIFQQHGTRPELEVYHAGMMNNVHDLDRIGALDHPMLVNFVTGIPGEITSSRVKDLVFLVDQLPDDAVWQVTSIGARNHFRMIGAVLAMGGQVRVGMEDNVYIDHGELARSNGQIVERAVRIIHEVGFEAATPDEARELLSLRGA; this comes from the coding sequence ATGAACCGGGTCGTCGTGACCTGTGCCCTCACGGGGGCACAGCAAGGCAAGGAGGCCAATCCGAACCTACCGGAGCAGCCGGACGAGATCATTGCGCAAGGTGTCGAAGCGTGGAATGCAGGGGCGGCCATCCTCCACATTCATGCAAGGGACCGCAACGGCAAGGCCACCGCCGATGTCGAGGTGTTTCGGACGATCGTCGAAGGCATCAAAGCAGCGGGATGCGATGCGGTCATCAACCTCACCACCGGAGGAGCAGTTGCCGGTCTTCCTCTCGAGGAGCGTGTTGCGGTCGTACCAGCCCTCGCTCCCGAGATCGCGTCGTACAGCGTCGGCGGTGGAGCGCTCCTCGGTCGGTACGACAGTCGTACCGATCGATGGGTCAACGACCGCTGGGTTCCGCTGTTCTCCTCCCACGGTGAACTCGAGCGTGTGGCTCGCATCTTCCAACAGCACGGGACACGGCCCGAGCTCGAGGTGTATCACGCCGGAATGATGAACAATGTGCACGACCTCGACCGGATCGGCGCGCTCGATCACCCCATGCTTGTGAACTTCGTGACCGGGATCCCTGGCGAGATCACTTCGTCGAGGGTGAAGGACCTCGTCTTCCTCGTCGATCAGCTCCCGGACGACGCCGTATGGCAAGTCACCTCGATCGGTGCACGCAACCATTTCCGTATGATCGGCGCCGTGCTCGCCATGGGTGGGCAGGTCCGGGTGGGAATGGAGGACAATGTGTACATCGACCATGGCGAACTCGCACGATCAAATGGCCAGATCGTCGAGCGGGCGGTTCGGATCATCCACGAGGTGGGGTTCGAGGCGGCGACTCCTGATGAAGCCAGGGAGTTGCTTTCGCTGCGGGGGGCGTAG
- a CDS encoding enoyl-CoA hydratase-related protein → MESDVLFDEADGIATVTLNRPDRLNTLAIPTVGLLVERLEQAAASDAAVVVLAGNGKVFCAGADQGEMEPRPAKEWEEIVRHYLDPIHAIVTMDKPVIASLHGDTVGGGLGLAMACDFRIAARGIRLGAPFTRIGLAGCDMSAGWFLPRYVGLGKAQELMFTGRLFDADEALDMALVHRVVEPADHAAEVAKWAARIGSGPPIAHAWTKRAIHRSLGVDMADEFEFEIFAQVQCLQTADHREGVAAFQQKRTPEFTGA, encoded by the coding sequence ATGGAGTCAGATGTCCTCTTTGACGAAGCCGACGGAATCGCCACCGTCACCCTGAACCGGCCCGACCGGCTCAACACGCTCGCGATCCCCACGGTAGGTCTTCTCGTGGAACGGCTCGAACAGGCGGCGGCGTCAGATGCCGCGGTCGTCGTACTTGCAGGCAACGGCAAGGTGTTCTGTGCCGGGGCCGATCAGGGCGAGATGGAGCCGCGGCCTGCCAAGGAATGGGAGGAGATCGTGCGGCACTACCTCGATCCCATCCACGCGATCGTAACAATGGACAAGCCGGTCATCGCGTCGCTCCACGGTGACACCGTCGGGGGCGGTCTCGGGCTTGCCATGGCGTGCGATTTCCGGATTGCTGCACGAGGGATCCGCCTCGGCGCCCCGTTCACAAGAATCGGGCTCGCCGGGTGCGACATGTCCGCTGGCTGGTTCCTTCCGCGGTATGTGGGCCTCGGCAAGGCACAAGAGCTCATGTTCACCGGCCGTCTCTTCGACGCTGATGAGGCGTTGGACATGGCTCTGGTTCATCGCGTCGTTGAACCGGCCGACCATGCCGCCGAGGTGGCCAAGTGGGCCGCTCGGATCGGATCGGGACCACCGATCGCGCACGCCTGGACGAAGCGGGCGATCCATCGATCCCTCGGAGTCGACATGGCGGACGAATTCGAATTTGAGATCTTCGCGCAGGTTCAGTGTCTCCAGACGGCTGACCATCGCGAAGGTGTTGCTGCGTTTCAACAGAAGCGGACACCGGAGTTCACCGGTGCGTGA
- a CDS encoding TetR/AcrR family transcriptional regulator — MGTAERRAREREARRRAILDATRELVREHGFNGTTTRQIAELCELSEATLFFYFSSKDEILISLLEEACQYWADGLASLLSTDGDSQQKLADVWSFFGDVQREHPEYVHVSTYLAQPQSTTSVDADVMANLKKLTGENFLRLADLMAELDGVANPRLAADVLWSTFLGLMVLRQSRTNLGAPEHPTPAGLVAALGLLEKGLSPPGTSQ, encoded by the coding sequence ATGGGCACCGCAGAGCGCCGTGCGCGCGAACGCGAAGCGCGCCGGCGGGCAATACTCGACGCGACCAGGGAGCTGGTCAGAGAGCACGGTTTCAACGGAACCACAACGCGTCAGATCGCCGAACTCTGCGAACTGTCAGAAGCAACCCTGTTCTTCTACTTCTCGAGCAAGGACGAGATCCTGATCTCGCTGCTTGAGGAGGCGTGCCAATACTGGGCAGACGGACTTGCGTCGCTGCTCTCGACGGACGGAGACTCCCAACAGAAGCTCGCCGATGTCTGGAGCTTCTTCGGGGATGTTCAGCGTGAACACCCCGAGTATGTCCATGTCTCGACCTACCTCGCCCAGCCACAATCGACGACTTCCGTCGATGCCGATGTCATGGCGAACCTCAAGAAGCTGACCGGGGAGAACTTCCTGCGTCTCGCAGACCTCATGGCAGAACTCGACGGAGTGGCGAACCCGCGCCTCGCCGCAGATGTCCTGTGGTCGACCTTCCTCGGGCTGATGGTCCTCCGCCAGAGCCGCACAAACCTCGGAGCGCCAGAGCACCCGACGCCGGCAGGCCTCGTCGCCGCTCTTGGGCTGCTTGAGAAAGGACTCTCCCCTCCGGGGACATCGCAATGA
- a CDS encoding acyl-CoA dehydrogenase family protein produces MITDSPEHAMIRRTVGEIADDFGHEYFAQRARGNGHVDELWDAAAKAGFVGVNIPERFGGGGMGMTELAIVIEELAARGCPLLMLIVSPAICGSILARHGTAAQQDEWLTGIGDGTKRMAFAITEADAGSNSYEISTMATRDGDTWRLTGAKTFITGVDDADAILVVAKTTEPGGDSNARDRLSLFIVPTDAEGLERQEIAMELITPERQYTLFFDDVAVPADSMVGTVGAGLRVLFTGLNPERIAAAATANGIGRYAIGKAVEYARERTVWRTPIGAHQGIAHPLAEAHAGLQLARLATQHAAALYDADEDAAEAVNIAKLASADAAELALDRAIQTHGGSGFTSEIGLADLWFVVRSLRTVPVSREMILNHIAQHSLGLPTSY; encoded by the coding sequence ATGATCACCGATTCACCCGAACACGCCATGATTCGTCGAACAGTTGGGGAGATCGCCGACGACTTCGGGCACGAGTACTTCGCGCAGCGGGCCCGCGGCAACGGGCATGTCGATGAGCTGTGGGACGCCGCTGCCAAGGCAGGCTTCGTCGGAGTGAACATTCCTGAACGCTTCGGCGGGGGAGGGATGGGTATGACCGAGTTGGCCATCGTCATCGAAGAGCTGGCCGCCCGTGGTTGCCCTCTCCTGATGCTCATCGTCTCACCGGCGATTTGTGGATCCATCCTTGCGCGACACGGGACCGCGGCCCAGCAGGACGAATGGCTCACCGGAATCGGTGATGGCACGAAGCGGATGGCCTTTGCGATCACCGAAGCTGATGCAGGCTCCAATTCGTACGAGATCTCGACCATGGCCACCCGCGACGGTGACACATGGCGGCTCACGGGAGCGAAGACCTTCATCACGGGCGTCGATGACGCCGACGCCATTCTCGTTGTCGCCAAGACGACCGAGCCTGGAGGCGATTCGAACGCGCGTGATCGGCTCTCGTTGTTCATCGTCCCAACCGATGCCGAAGGACTCGAACGCCAAGAGATCGCGATGGAGCTCATCACCCCCGAACGGCAATACACGCTCTTCTTCGACGATGTTGCGGTCCCGGCCGACTCGATGGTCGGGACCGTTGGTGCGGGTCTTCGCGTGTTGTTCACCGGTCTGAATCCGGAGCGGATTGCAGCGGCGGCAACCGCAAACGGAATCGGACGCTATGCCATCGGCAAGGCAGTCGAGTACGCACGAGAGCGAACCGTGTGGCGCACTCCGATCGGTGCCCACCAAGGCATTGCCCATCCCCTTGCCGAGGCGCACGCTGGGCTCCAACTGGCTCGGCTCGCGACCCAACACGCTGCGGCACTCTACGACGCCGACGAGGATGCCGCCGAAGCCGTCAACATCGCGAAGCTCGCATCGGCAGATGCCGCGGAACTCGCCCTCGATCGGGCCATCCAGACCCACGGCGGGAGCGGGTTCACCTCCGAGATCGGTCTCGCAGATCTCTGGTTCGTGGTTCGATCACTCCGGACGGTGCCGGTGAGCAGGGAGATGATCCTCAACCACATCGCCCAACACTCCCTCGGGTTGCCGACCTCGTACTGA
- a CDS encoding Zn-ribbon domain-containing OB-fold protein produces MKASQPEFISTTLELDTTWRYASGAPMERFLEGLTQKRIEATRCPECGCRYLPPRPFCGRCLVRMHEWVPVDDTGTLVAWTVVHVPIIDGRTGEPRPSPYGMGLIQLDGSDTALNHYMATADPELLTIGATVRAVWREELLGAMDDIIHFEVLR; encoded by the coding sequence GTGAAGGCCAGCCAACCGGAGTTCATCAGCACCACGCTGGAGCTCGACACAACCTGGCGATATGCATCGGGGGCACCGATGGAACGCTTCCTCGAGGGCCTCACGCAGAAGCGCATCGAAGCAACACGCTGCCCGGAGTGCGGCTGCCGCTACCTGCCACCTCGGCCGTTCTGTGGGCGATGCCTTGTCCGGATGCACGAGTGGGTCCCGGTCGACGACACCGGGACGCTGGTCGCATGGACCGTCGTTCATGTCCCGATCATCGACGGCCGAACGGGGGAGCCGCGCCCATCCCCATACGGAATGGGTCTCATCCAACTCGACGGTTCCGACACGGCCCTCAACCACTACATGGCAACCGCCGATCCCGAGCTCCTCACGATCGGCGCAACGGTGCGAGCGGTGTGGCGTGAGGAGCTCCTCGGAGCGATGGACGACATCATCCACTTCGAGGTGCTGCGATGA
- a CDS encoding CoA transferase has translation MLLAGIRVLDFGRYIAGPYCACLLADLGADVIRVEKIAGSEDRLLIPVAHNDGGAMFLQSNRNKRSLTLDPTNPDGARIVRDLVSEADVVVANAPRQILARMGIDYESLAQINPHIILTTIDAYDEPGPWSDRLGFDGVGQAICGSAFLSGDPDLPSKSYVPWVDFLAATIAAFGTMAALAERERTGRGQHVHSSLLASALTVANSALIEQSVIGPNRVATQNRSQVAAPADIFRTTDGWVIVQVVGDQLFRRWVGLMGEEQWLTDSRFASDQSRGDHRDTLCQAMAAWCSVRSTATALDELAAVGIPAGPVYSPQQVLDDPHIRATGLLKPTPYPETPSPPPLVDTPVSFSVTAAGIHHRPPRLGEHTDQILSELGYTTTAIARLRDEAVI, from the coding sequence ATGCTCCTCGCCGGAATCCGGGTACTCGACTTCGGTCGCTACATCGCCGGACCGTACTGTGCGTGTTTGCTCGCCGATCTCGGCGCCGATGTGATTCGAGTCGAGAAGATTGCGGGCAGCGAGGATCGGCTGCTCATCCCGGTCGCCCACAACGACGGAGGGGCGATGTTCCTCCAGTCGAACCGCAACAAACGGAGCCTGACACTCGATCCGACGAATCCCGACGGGGCCCGGATTGTGAGGGATCTCGTGTCGGAAGCGGATGTTGTCGTCGCGAATGCTCCCCGCCAGATCCTTGCCCGGATGGGAATCGACTACGAGTCACTGGCGCAGATCAATCCCCACATCATCTTGACAACAATCGACGCATACGACGAGCCGGGACCGTGGAGCGACCGACTCGGCTTCGATGGTGTCGGTCAGGCAATCTGCGGGTCTGCTTTTCTTTCAGGTGACCCTGATCTCCCCTCGAAGTCCTATGTGCCGTGGGTCGACTTCCTTGCAGCCACCATCGCGGCGTTCGGAACCATGGCGGCACTTGCCGAGCGCGAACGAACCGGTCGCGGCCAGCATGTACACAGCTCCCTCCTGGCATCTGCGCTGACCGTGGCCAACTCGGCGCTGATTGAGCAGTCGGTCATCGGTCCGAATCGGGTGGCCACGCAGAACCGATCACAGGTCGCGGCGCCAGCCGACATATTTCGAACCACCGACGGATGGGTCATCGTTCAGGTGGTGGGCGATCAGCTCTTCCGACGATGGGTCGGGCTCATGGGTGAGGAGCAGTGGCTCACCGATAGTCGTTTCGCGAGCGATCAGTCTCGCGGTGACCACCGCGACACCCTCTGCCAAGCCATGGCCGCCTGGTGTAGCGTTCGTTCCACCGCTACCGCTCTTGACGAGCTCGCTGCGGTCGGGATCCCGGCCGGGCCTGTCTATTCACCCCAGCAGGTGCTCGACGATCCGCATATTCGGGCGACCGGGCTGCTCAAACCAACACCATACCCGGAAACCCCTTCACCCCCTCCGCTCGTCGACACGCCCGTCTCGTTCAGTGTCACGGCCGCCGGCATCCATCACCGTCCACCGCGGCTCGGCGAACACACCGACCAGATCCTCTCTGAACTCGGGTACACGACCACGGCCATCGCTCGACTCCGGGACGAAGCCGTCATCTGA